GTCGGATGCACCGTTCCGGAGAAAAGGAGACGGATACGTCACTCCTCTGCCGTCATCGGGCACCCTTGGATCCATTCCCCGGAGTATATGACGGATCCGTCGGCCGCATAGTGGACGCCCATGCCTTCCATCTTGCCGTTGACGAAGTCCCCTTCGTAAGATTCGCCGTTGGCCCATGTCAGCCTTCCCTTCCCGTGGAATATGCCGTTGACGAAGTCCCCTTCGTACACGTCCCCGGCCGGCCATTTCAATTTTCCGTGTCCGGAACGCGTATCATCGAGGAAATCCCCTTCGTACACCTTCCCGTCGGGCCATCTGAACGTCCCCCTCCCGGTACGGACACCGTTCAGGAAGTATCCCACATACGACTCGCCCGTATTCCAGATGAACATTCCCAACCCGTTCTCCGTCACACCGTCCTCCAGGACTGTACCTACATAGTACCCGTTCTCGTAGTCGATCCTGACATCCTCGTCCATGTCCGGGCGAAGCACCGGGAAGGATAAAACCGTTGATGTCCGAAAAACGCTAATCTACTAGCCCGCCATACCCCGGAACCATGCGCAGAAA
The nucleotide sequence above comes from Candidatus Methanomethylophilus alvi Mx1201. Encoded proteins:
- a CDS encoding MORN repeat-containing protein, with the protein product MDEDVRIDYENGYYVGTVLEDGVTENGLGMFIWNTGESYVGYFLNGVRTGRGTFRWPDGKVYEGDFLDDTRSGHGKLKWPAGDVYEGDFVNGIFHGKGRLTWANGESYEGDFVNGKMEGMGVHYAADGSVIYSGEWIQGCPMTAEE